Proteins co-encoded in one Candidatus Margulisiibacteriota bacterium genomic window:
- a CDS encoding EscU/YscU/HrcU family type III secretion system export apparatus switch protein, translating to MAEEEKQQPNEGEKKPERKTVVAVRYDIDRDKAPMVLATGKGMMADEILRIAEENKIPLYEDPELAKLLAKLEIDSEIPPELYTLVAEVLFFVFKLDRMAEKREKVVTRLREEKKEKARKGE from the coding sequence AAGAAGAAAAACAACAACCAAACGAAGGCGAAAAAAAACCGGAACGCAAGACCGTGGTCGCGGTCCGCTACGACATTGACCGGGACAAGGCCCCCATGGTCCTGGCGACCGGGAAGGGGATGATGGCGGACGAGATCCTCCGGATCGCCGAAGAGAACAAGATCCCGCTCTACGAAGACCCGGAGCTGGCCAAACTGCTCGCCAAGCTGGAGATCGACTCCGAGATCCCGCCGGAATTATATACTTTGGTCGCGGAAGTGCTTTTCTTTGTTTTCAAGCTTGACCGGATGGCTGAAAAGAGAGAAAAAGTCGTCACGCGCCTGCGCGAAGAGAAAAAAGAAAAAGCTCGGAAGGGAGAATAG